The following proteins are co-located in the Methylomonas sp. 11b genome:
- the prmA gene encoding 50S ribosomal protein L11 methyltransferase, producing MAWHQLSVITDETTAPDISEFFSELGAVSVTYSDADDEPVYEPAIDQTKIWTRTRVTALFELDTDPDIVRNLLFNQFIGQPLQEWIAEVLQDQAWERAWMEHFQAMKFANRLWICPSGQEQHEPGTVCMTLDPGLAFGTGTHPTTALCLEWLAGNDIKDKVLIDYGCGSGILAVAALLLGAKQAHAVDIDPQALTASQYNAEKNQVQQRIDYYLPEQFSAFAADLVLANILAKPLIELAATIGAFVRPGGQLVLSGILNEQAESVAAAYREQGFVVAPPVSQEDWCRLDAYKTD from the coding sequence ATGGCCTGGCATCAGCTTTCCGTTATCACCGACGAAACCACCGCTCCCGACATATCGGAGTTTTTCAGCGAACTGGGCGCGGTTTCGGTGACTTACAGCGACGCCGATGATGAGCCGGTGTACGAGCCGGCCATCGATCAAACAAAAATCTGGACCCGTACCCGGGTCACCGCCTTGTTCGAGCTCGATACTGATCCGGATATCGTACGCAACTTGCTGTTCAATCAATTCATAGGTCAGCCCTTGCAGGAATGGATAGCTGAGGTTTTGCAGGATCAGGCATGGGAACGGGCGTGGATGGAGCATTTCCAGGCAATGAAGTTTGCCAATCGTTTGTGGATTTGTCCCAGTGGTCAGGAACAGCACGAGCCCGGCACGGTTTGCATGACTTTGGATCCGGGCTTGGCGTTCGGTACTGGAACGCATCCGACTACTGCATTATGTTTGGAGTGGTTGGCCGGTAACGATATTAAAGACAAAGTATTAATCGACTACGGTTGTGGCTCGGGGATTCTTGCCGTGGCCGCGCTGTTATTGGGCGCCAAGCAGGCGCATGCGGTGGATATCGATCCGCAAGCGTTGACCGCCAGTCAATACAACGCCGAAAAAAACCAGGTACAGCAACGAATCGATTATTATCTGCCCGAACAGTTTTCCGCGTTTGCAGCTGATCTGGTACTCGCCAATATTCTCGCTAAACCGCTGATTGAGCTGGCCGCAACTATTGGCGCATTTGTCAGGCCGGGCGGGCAGTTGGTTTTGTCGGGAATTTTGAACGAACAAGCCGAATCTGTAGCAGCAGCTTATCGCGAGCAGGGCTTCGTTGTTGCGCCGCCGGTCA
- the accC gene encoding acetyl-CoA carboxylase biotin carboxylase subunit, with translation MFEKIVIANRGEIALRILRACRELGIKTVAVYSEADRDLKHVRLADEAVCIGPAASAGSYLNIPAIISAAEVTDAEAIHPGYGFLSENADFSEKVSQSGFVFIGPRPETIRMMGDKIAAKKAMQAAGIPCVPGNGDPLGEDDETNLKMAREIGYPVIIKAAGGGGGRGMRTVHTESALVNAIAMTKAEAGTAFGNSTVYMEKFLEDPRHIEFQVLADSHGNAIHLGERDCSMQRRHQKVVEEAPAPGITEEQRKQMGERCALACQEIGYLGAGTFEFLYEKGQFYFIEMNTRVQVEHPVTEMITGFDIVKEQLRIAAGEPLSITQEQVKFTGHAIECRLNAEDPKTFMPSPGVIDQFHMPGGPGIRCETHIYNGYKVPPYYDSMIGKLIAHGDDRASAIARMKTALSEMVIDGIKTNIPLQQSIMADAAFAQGGQNIHYLEKKLGIH, from the coding sequence ATGTTTGAGAAAATTGTTATCGCCAATCGCGGCGAAATTGCTTTGCGTATTTTGCGGGCCTGTCGCGAATTGGGCATCAAAACCGTGGCGGTGTATTCCGAAGCGGACCGCGATTTAAAACACGTAAGATTGGCCGACGAAGCTGTCTGTATTGGGCCTGCCGCGTCCGCCGGCAGCTACTTGAATATCCCGGCAATTATCAGTGCCGCCGAAGTGACAGATGCCGAAGCCATCCATCCCGGTTACGGATTCTTATCCGAAAACGCCGATTTTTCGGAGAAAGTCAGTCAAAGTGGCTTTGTTTTTATCGGTCCGAGGCCTGAAACCATTCGGATGATGGGTGACAAGATCGCCGCAAAAAAAGCCATGCAGGCAGCGGGTATCCCTTGTGTGCCGGGTAACGGCGATCCTTTGGGGGAAGATGATGAAACCAATCTGAAAATGGCGCGGGAAATTGGTTACCCGGTCATTATCAAAGCGGCTGGTGGTGGAGGCGGTCGCGGTATGCGCACTGTGCATACCGAAAGTGCTTTGGTGAATGCGATTGCAATGACCAAGGCTGAAGCCGGTACCGCGTTCGGTAATAGCACCGTCTACATGGAAAAATTTCTGGAAGATCCGCGTCATATCGAATTTCAGGTGTTGGCGGACTCGCACGGCAATGCGATACATTTGGGTGAACGCGATTGCTCAATGCAGCGCCGCCATCAAAAAGTCGTCGAAGAAGCCCCTGCTCCTGGCATTACCGAAGAGCAACGTAAGCAGATGGGTGAGCGTTGCGCGCTGGCTTGTCAGGAAATCGGTTATCTAGGTGCGGGGACTTTCGAGTTTCTCTACGAGAAAGGTCAATTTTATTTCATAGAAATGAACACGCGGGTGCAAGTCGAGCATCCGGTCACCGAGATGATTACCGGTTTCGATATTGTCAAGGAGCAACTTCGGATTGCTGCTGGCGAGCCTTTGTCCATCACGCAAGAGCAGGTGAAGTTTACCGGTCATGCAATCGAATGTCGGCTAAATGCCGAAGATCCGAAAACCTTTATGCCTAGCCCAGGGGTGATCGATCAATTCCATATGCCAGGCGGGCCTGGCATCCGTTGCGAAACGCACATTTATAATGGCTATAAAGTGCCGCCGTATTACGATTCCATGATTGGTAAGTTGATTGCGCACGGCGACGATAGGGCGAGCGCGATCGCCCGGATGAAGACCGCGCTGAGCGAAATGGTGATAGACGGCATCAAAACCAATATCCCATTGCAACAAAGCATCATGGCTGACGCGGCGTTCGCCCAGGGTGGGCAAAATATCCATTATCTGGAAAAGAAATTGGGTATCCATTAA
- the accB gene encoding acetyl-CoA carboxylase biotin carboxyl carrier protein — protein sequence MDIRKIKKLIDLIEESDIAEIEIREGEESVKISRYSAAAPVQYAAPVAAPVAAAAPVVAAAPVEEKVSGHVVKSPMVGTFYRSASPGSASFVEIGQSVSNGQTLCIIEAMKILNQIEADKSGKIKQILVENGHPVEYGQPLFIIE from the coding sequence ATGGATATTAGAAAAATAAAAAAACTGATTGATCTTATCGAGGAATCCGATATTGCAGAAATTGAGATTCGTGAGGGCGAAGAATCAGTAAAAATCAGCCGTTATTCGGCGGCTGCGCCCGTGCAATATGCAGCGCCGGTTGCTGCGCCCGTGGCCGCCGCAGCGCCGGTTGTTGCGGCCGCTCCAGTTGAAGAAAAAGTCAGTGGTCATGTGGTTAAGTCGCCCATGGTCGGTACCTTTTACCGTTCGGCGTCGCCCGGTTCTGCGTCGTTTGTCGAGATTGGTCAGTCGGTTAGCAATGGTCAAACCTTGTGCATTATCGAAGCCATGAAAATTTTGAATCAGATCGAAGCGGATAAAAGCGGCAAAATCAAACAAATTCTGGTTGAAAACGGCCATCCGGTCGAATACGGCCAACCTTTGTTCATCATCGAATAA
- the aroQ gene encoding type II 3-dehydroquinate dehydratase has product MANLTVLNGPNLNLLGIREPGLYGNKTLQSIQQAMEQLAQTLGHQLSFMQSNAEHEIIEHIHQAYRQGVDFIIINPAAFTHTSVAIRDALLATKIAFIEVHLSNVHAREPFRKHSYFSDIAVGVICGLGANGYQLALQAAHQILLERTQNNGY; this is encoded by the coding sequence ATGGCAAACCTCACTGTTCTCAATGGACCCAATTTAAATCTGTTAGGCATTCGAGAACCAGGGTTATACGGTAATAAAACATTGCAGAGTATCCAGCAGGCAATGGAGCAATTGGCCCAAACCCTTGGGCATCAATTAAGCTTTATGCAAAGCAATGCCGAGCACGAAATTATTGAACACATACATCAAGCTTATCGGCAGGGTGTCGATTTTATCATTATCAATCCTGCCGCATTTACTCATACCAGCGTGGCTATTCGTGATGCCTTGCTGGCAACCAAGATTGCATTCATAGAAGTACATTTATCGAACGTGCATGCCCGTGAGCCTTTCAGGAAGCATTCGTATTTTTCGGATATCGCCGTTGGCGTTATTTGCGGATTGGGGGCGAACGGTTACCAATTGGCTTTGCAAGCCGCTCATCAGATATTACTAGAGAGAACTCAGAACAATGGATATTAG
- a CDS encoding TlpA family protein disulfide reductase — MNKKIILTVVAIAFIGLAAGLFARQYFSATETSQPAPQLNFSLPDLADQPQSVSQWQGKILIINFWATWCPPCLKEIPEFIKLQDEYKDKGVQFVGIAIEEKQPVEDYLKRIKINYPVLIGGEGATMLAQQLGNVINTVPFTVIINQQGQIVHHQLGELTREKVLEVIGPLLTAK, encoded by the coding sequence ATGAATAAGAAAATTATACTTACGGTGGTCGCCATAGCTTTTATTGGTTTAGCGGCGGGTCTGTTTGCCAGACAATATTTTTCTGCTACCGAGACCAGTCAACCGGCGCCGCAACTGAATTTCAGTTTGCCTGATCTGGCGGATCAGCCGCAGTCGGTCTCGCAATGGCAAGGCAAAATTTTAATTATCAATTTTTGGGCAACCTGGTGTCCGCCATGTTTGAAGGAAATTCCCGAGTTCATAAAACTTCAGGACGAGTATAAAGACAAAGGCGTGCAATTTGTCGGCATAGCCATTGAAGAGAAGCAGCCAGTAGAAGATTACCTGAAACGTATCAAGATCAATTATCCGGTATTGATTGGTGGCGAAGGGGCCACGATGTTGGCTCAACAGCTGGGTAATGTAATCAATACTGTGCCGTTCACAGTAATCATTAACCAACAAGGGCAAATTGTGCATCATCAGTTGGGCGAATTGACGCGAGAGAAAGTGTTGGAAGTGATTGGGCCGTTGTTGACGGCAAAATGA
- a CDS encoding protein-disulfide reductase DsbD, whose protein sequence is MPWHRLILLCLLAVFWRTAAALDSQDFLPPEQAFKLTATAGTADKVELHWQIVEGYHLYRDKTKFQSQTEAIQLGQAVMPDGLVEHDPSLGEVSVYRNALDVVLPLINPNRQTQLKLLVKYQGCADAGVCYPPQKVLLDVALPLAPPAANSGALNQFVKGLKGLTPGLFSEELLPPEQAFQFFASLKDPNTVQASWQIAEGYYLYKDKLSLKLQGVSQTQLTPLQLPEGAAYHDAEFGQVQIYRSQISIDVPLLRGSSAAETIKLLAKFQGCADRGVCYPPMQAEASLDLPAADALAPVKPAAVAELSEQDKIVNALRHDSLALTLFSFFGFGLLLAFTPCVFPMIPILSGIIVGHGDQIGTRKAFLLSLSYVFASALMYTVFGVLAALFGSNLQATFQEPWVIAVFSGLFVLLSLSMFGFYHLELPKSLQSVLHHSSDKHRDGSYLGAGIMGALSSLIVGPCVAAPLAAALIYIGQTGDVVLGGSALFLMGLGMGAPLLLLGASAGKLLPKAGSWLNSTKAVFGVAMLAVAVWMLSRILPAAVTMFLWSLLLVIPAIFLGAIDPLPESASGWRKLWKGLGIIMLVFGVLQLIGLSAGNSNPLQPLQGMGFNAQAQPAAGLSFQRVASVAELEQRIQQASASGKPVMLDFYADWCISCKEMEAYTFTDPQVKQQLANFVVLQADVTANNEADKALLKRFALFGPPGIIFFGADGQERAGQRVIGYQDAATFLKTLQQL, encoded by the coding sequence ATGCCTTGGCATCGACTGATTTTATTATGTTTGTTGGCTGTTTTTTGGCGCACTGCGGCGGCGCTCGATAGTCAGGATTTTTTGCCACCGGAGCAAGCATTTAAGTTAACGGCCACAGCAGGCACCGCCGATAAAGTCGAATTGCACTGGCAGATAGTCGAAGGCTACCACCTGTATCGGGATAAAACCAAGTTTCAATCGCAGACCGAAGCGATTCAACTGGGTCAGGCAGTCATGCCGGATGGACTTGTTGAGCATGATCCGAGTTTGGGCGAAGTGTCGGTCTATCGAAATGCGCTCGACGTGGTGTTGCCGTTGATTAATCCAAACCGTCAAACCCAACTGAAGCTGTTGGTTAAATATCAGGGGTGTGCTGATGCCGGCGTCTGTTATCCCCCGCAAAAAGTGCTGCTGGATGTTGCCTTGCCGTTAGCGCCGCCCGCTGCAAATAGCGGAGCGCTTAATCAATTTGTGAAAGGCTTAAAGGGCTTGACGCCGGGTTTGTTTTCAGAGGAGTTGTTGCCGCCGGAGCAAGCGTTTCAGTTCTTCGCCAGTCTGAAAGATCCAAATACCGTGCAAGCGAGCTGGCAAATAGCCGAAGGTTATTACCTATACAAAGATAAGTTGTCGCTTAAATTGCAGGGTGTTTCGCAGACGCAATTGACGCCTTTGCAGCTTCCGGAAGGGGCCGCCTACCACGATGCGGAATTTGGCCAGGTGCAAATCTACCGCAGTCAGATCAGCATCGACGTACCGCTACTACGCGGAAGCTCGGCGGCCGAAACGATCAAATTGCTGGCAAAGTTTCAAGGTTGTGCCGACCGTGGGGTCTGCTATCCGCCGATGCAAGCCGAAGCGAGTTTGGACTTGCCGGCTGCGGACGCCTTGGCACCAGTCAAGCCGGCTGCGGTAGCCGAGTTGTCGGAGCAGGACAAAATCGTCAATGCTTTGCGACATGATAGTTTAGCGCTGACTTTATTCAGTTTTTTTGGATTCGGTTTGCTGTTGGCCTTTACGCCCTGTGTATTTCCGATGATCCCCATTTTATCCGGGATCATCGTCGGTCACGGCGACCAAATCGGCACCCGTAAGGCATTTTTGTTGTCCTTGAGCTACGTGTTTGCCTCGGCTTTGATGTACACCGTATTTGGTGTGCTGGCAGCCTTGTTCGGCAGCAACCTGCAAGCCACATTTCAAGAGCCTTGGGTGATCGCGGTGTTTTCGGGCTTGTTCGTGCTGTTATCGCTATCAATGTTTGGTTTTTACCATTTGGAGTTGCCCAAGTCCTTGCAATCAGTCTTGCATCACTCTAGCGATAAGCATCGCGACGGCTCTTATCTTGGCGCTGGCATTATGGGGGCGCTATCGTCGCTGATCGTAGGGCCTTGCGTGGCAGCTCCGTTGGCGGCGGCACTGATTTATATCGGTCAGACTGGCGATGTGGTGTTGGGCGGTTCGGCTTTGTTCTTGATGGGGCTTGGCATGGGGGCACCCTTACTGCTGTTGGGAGCGTCTGCCGGCAAGCTGTTGCCAAAAGCCGGGTCTTGGCTGAATTCCACTAAGGCGGTGTTCGGCGTAGCCATGCTGGCCGTGGCGGTGTGGATGCTGTCGCGGATTTTGCCGGCAGCGGTGACGATGTTTTTATGGTCTTTGTTGTTGGTTATTCCGGCTATCTTTCTGGGCGCCATCGATCCTCTGCCGGAATCGGCCTCGGGTTGGCGCAAGCTTTGGAAAGGGCTGGGTATCATCATGCTGGTGTTTGGCGTCTTGCAATTGATCGGCTTGAGTGCTGGAAACAGCAATCCGCTTCAGCCGCTGCAAGGAATGGGCTTTAATGCCCAGGCCCAGCCCGCTGCAGGTCTAAGCTTTCAGCGGGTGGCTTCGGTCGCAGAATTAGAGCAACGCATCCAGCAGGCGTCGGCCAGCGGCAAACCGGTGATGCTGGATTTCTATGCCGACTGGTGTATTTCCTGTAAAGAAATGGAGGCTTATACCTTTACGGATCCACAGGTAAAGCAGCAATTGGCGAACTTCGTGGTGTTGCAGGCCGACGTGACGGCGAATAATGAGGCAGATAAAGCCTTATTAAAACGCTTCGCACTGTTTGGGCCACCTGGCATTATATTTTTCGGCGCCGATGGGCAGGAACGGGCAGGGCAGCGCGTGATTGGCTATCAGGATGCCGCTACTTTTTTAAAAACCTTGCAACAACTATGA
- the cutA gene encoding divalent-cation tolerance protein CutA codes for MYQLILCTCPDVEVADKLAGVLISQKLAACVNILPGVRSVYEWQGQIETAQEHLLLIKSHQDRYAAIEATLKSLHPYQLPEIIAVAIERGSLDYLKWIDSCLGID; via the coding sequence ATGTATCAATTGATTCTTTGTACCTGCCCGGATGTAGAGGTTGCCGACAAGCTTGCCGGCGTTCTCATCAGCCAAAAATTAGCCGCCTGCGTCAATATACTGCCGGGTGTGCGTTCGGTTTATGAGTGGCAGGGCCAAATCGAAACCGCTCAGGAACATTTGCTACTCATCAAAAGTCATCAAGACCGTTATGCGGCGATTGAGGCGACCTTGAAAAGCCTACACCCCTACCAACTCCCGGAAATTATTGCGGTTGCGATAGAACGCGGCTCGCTGGACTATTTGAAATGGATAGACTCATGCCTTGGCATCGACTGA
- a CDS encoding FxsA family protein: protein MKTMQIMFIAFLIVPFVEIYVLLQVGGLIGAFPTILLVVFTAVLGAWLLRRQGFATWQRFQSGLAQGEIPAYEMIEGPILLVGGALLLTPGFFTDMLGFACLIPTLRRKIAQYIIEHHLLQTQVGPVFQQARNSQTIIEGEYNKQD, encoded by the coding sequence ATGAAAACCATGCAAATTATGTTTATCGCTTTTTTGATCGTGCCGTTTGTGGAAATTTACGTGCTATTGCAAGTTGGCGGCTTGATCGGCGCCTTCCCCACTATTCTATTGGTGGTGTTTACGGCGGTACTGGGTGCTTGGCTGCTGCGTCGTCAAGGCTTCGCCACCTGGCAGCGCTTCCAGTCCGGGTTGGCGCAAGGCGAAATTCCGGCTTATGAAATGATCGAAGGCCCCATTTTGCTGGTAGGCGGAGCGCTGTTATTGACACCGGGATTTTTCACCGACATGCTCGGCTTCGCTTGCCTAATCCCGACCTTACGCAGAAAGATTGCTCAGTACATCATCGAGCACCATTTGCTGCAAACCCAGGTGGGCCCGGTATTTCAACAAGCACGCAATTCGCAGACTATTATCGAAGGCGAATACAACAAACAAGATTAA
- a CDS encoding YgaP family membrane protein, whose amino-acid sequence MSFDYKRLIKFEHNIGEKDKKVRMVSGVVLLSVSLFTASILMLLVGLALVATSYSGWCPAYSSLDKNTLGSNTASEG is encoded by the coding sequence ATGAGCTTCGATTATAAACGTTTGATCAAATTTGAGCACAACATCGGCGAGAAAGATAAGAAAGTCCGCATGGTTTCAGGGGTGGTACTGCTGAGCGTTTCGCTGTTTACCGCCAGCATATTGATGTTGTTGGTTGGTTTGGCCTTGGTTGCGACCAGTTATTCAGGCTGGTGCCCGGCATATTCGAGTTTGGATAAAAATACCTTGGGTAGCAATACGGCTTCCGAGGGCTAA
- the uvrD gene encoding DNA helicase II codes for MDVSSIITSLNDDQRLAVSAPMQAMLVLAGAGSGKTRVLVHRIAWHIQVNQISPYNILAVTFTNKAANEMRNRIEELLETPARAMWIGTFHGLAHRLLRQHAKQANLPETFQVMDSDDQLRIIKRLMKNLNLDDSKWPPKQAQWFINAQKDEGIRAKHMQDSGDFYNRQMKQVYLAYEEVCQRSGLVDFAELLLRAHELLRDNEDLLAFYRQRFVQVHVDEFQDTNTIQYAWLRLLTEGNNNLFVVGDDDQSIYGWRGAKIENIFNFQKHYPEHGIVRLEQNYRSSGHILKAANTLIANNDNRMGKELWTDAGEGQAISLYSAFNEQDEAYFVVEKIRQWVKDGGLRSDTAILYRSNAQSRQFEERLMTTATPYRVYGGLRFFERMEIKNALAYLRLSTNPHDDPSFERVVNTPTRGIGAKTLDDMRILAREQQLSLWQAALVMLEKNQLPARAANALRGFLNLILALGETTKELSLHETVKQVVETSGLIELYKKEKQDKGEARVENLEELVNAARLFDYDSENAENMGELDMFLAHAALEAGEMQGEVDEDCVQLMTLHSAKGLEFKLVFLVGLEEGLFPSQQALDDASRLQEERRLCYVGITRAMQQLYLTHAESRRLYGKDSYPRASRFLRELPQESIQEIRLRANVSRPATNSASQTKSLGSKGTYKLGQPVRHEKFGEGVVLQMEGEGEQERVQINFRNAGIKWLMLAYAKLDAA; via the coding sequence ATGGACGTCTCTTCTATCATCACCTCTCTAAACGACGATCAACGTCTGGCCGTTTCTGCCCCGATGCAAGCCATGCTGGTACTGGCCGGCGCCGGTAGCGGCAAAACCCGGGTGCTGGTCCATCGCATCGCTTGGCACATCCAGGTCAACCAGATTTCGCCTTATAACATCCTGGCGGTAACGTTTACCAACAAAGCCGCCAACGAAATGCGCAACCGTATCGAAGAGTTACTGGAGACTCCAGCCCGCGCCATGTGGATAGGCACTTTCCACGGCCTGGCTCACCGTTTACTGCGGCAACACGCCAAGCAAGCCAATCTGCCGGAAACCTTCCAGGTAATGGACAGCGACGACCAATTGCGCATCATCAAACGGCTGATGAAAAACCTGAATCTGGACGACAGCAAATGGCCGCCCAAGCAAGCGCAATGGTTTATCAATGCGCAAAAAGACGAAGGCATCCGCGCCAAGCACATGCAGGACAGCGGCGATTTTTATAACCGGCAGATGAAGCAAGTTTATCTGGCGTACGAAGAAGTATGCCAACGCTCCGGCCTGGTGGATTTTGCCGAATTACTGCTCAGAGCTCACGAATTGCTGCGCGATAACGAAGATTTATTGGCGTTTTATCGGCAGCGCTTCGTACAAGTCCATGTCGACGAATTCCAGGACACCAACACCATTCAATACGCCTGGCTGCGCTTACTCACCGAAGGCAACAACAATCTATTCGTGGTCGGCGACGACGATCAATCGATCTACGGCTGGCGCGGTGCCAAAATCGAAAACATCTTCAATTTCCAAAAGCATTATCCCGAACACGGCATCGTCCGCCTGGAGCAGAACTATCGCTCCAGCGGCCATATCCTGAAAGCCGCCAATACCTTGATCGCCAACAACGACAACCGGATGGGAAAGGAATTATGGACCGATGCCGGTGAAGGCCAGGCCATTTCTCTATATTCGGCGTTTAACGAGCAAGACGAAGCCTATTTCGTGGTCGAGAAAATTCGGCAATGGGTTAAGGATGGCGGCTTGCGTAGCGACACAGCGATTCTGTATCGCTCCAACGCCCAATCGCGGCAATTCGAAGAACGCTTGATGACCACCGCCACGCCCTACCGGGTTTACGGCGGCCTACGCTTTTTCGAGCGCATGGAAATCAAAAACGCCCTCGCCTATCTGCGTTTGTCGACTAATCCACACGACGATCCTTCCTTTGAACGGGTAGTGAATACGCCAACCCGAGGCATCGGCGCCAAGACCCTAGACGACATGCGGATTCTGGCCCGCGAACAACAGCTGTCGCTATGGCAAGCAGCCTTGGTGATGTTGGAGAAAAATCAGTTGCCGGCCCGCGCAGCGAATGCTTTGCGCGGCTTTTTAAACCTGATTCTTGCGCTCGGCGAAACGACGAAAGAGCTGAGTCTGCATGAAACCGTCAAACAAGTAGTCGAGACCAGCGGCCTGATCGAACTTTATAAGAAAGAAAAACAAGACAAAGGCGAAGCCCGGGTAGAAAACCTGGAGGAACTGGTCAACGCCGCGCGCTTGTTCGACTACGATAGTGAAAACGCCGAGAACATGGGCGAGTTGGACATGTTTTTAGCGCACGCCGCATTGGAAGCCGGTGAAATGCAAGGCGAAGTCGATGAAGATTGCGTGCAGTTAATGACGCTACATTCGGCCAAGGGTTTGGAGTTCAAGCTGGTATTTCTAGTGGGCTTAGAAGAAGGCCTATTCCCTTCTCAGCAAGCGCTGGACGACGCCAGCCGGTTACAGGAAGAGCGCCGCCTGTGCTACGTCGGCATAACTCGAGCGATGCAACAGCTGTATCTGACCCACGCCGAATCCCGGCGCCTGTACGGCAAAGACAGCTATCCGCGCGCCTCACGGTTTTTGCGCGAACTACCGCAGGAATCAATTCAGGAAATCAGGTTACGCGCCAACGTCAGCAGACCGGCGACCAATAGCGCATCGCAAACCAAAAGCCTGGGCAGCAAGGGTACTTACAAACTGGGCCAGCCTGTCAGGCACGAGAAATTCGGCGAAGGCGTGGTCCTGCAAATGGAAGGCGAAGGCGAACAGGAACGGGTGCAAATCAACTTCCGCAACGCGGGCATCAAATGGCTGATGCTGGCTTATGCCAAACTGGATGCTGCTTAG
- the pyk gene encoding pyruvate kinase, with protein sequence MLLRRTKILATLGPATDKPGVLEELFEAGIDVVRLNFSHGSAQDHIDRANRVRELSKKTGRRVGILADLQGPKIRIERFKDNKVWLEEGQDFALDINLGKLDGDNTQVGISYEPLAREVKPGTRLLLDDGRVVLDVVDVIDNTRVNTKVVVGGDLSNNKGINLLGGGLSAAALTDKDKEDIKTIAVIQADYVAISFPRTAADMNEARELLQAAGSYAGLVAKVERAEAMEVIDEIILASDAIMVARGDLGVEIGDANLPAAQKLLISRSRELNRAVITATQMMESMIENPIPTRAEVFDVANAIVDGTDAIMLSAETASGKHPVKTVQAMVRICLETEKQPSVTKSMHRMTDKFERMDEAIAMSAMYMANHTKIAGIASLTESGSTPLWMSRISSDIPIFAFSSQERTLGRVTLYKGVFPIPFAKEKMESVSVTDSLIKALKVRGVVKAGDALIRTKGDLTGASGGTNSLKVIIVTD encoded by the coding sequence ATGCTGCTACGAAGAACGAAAATCCTGGCTACGCTGGGACCTGCTACGGACAAGCCCGGTGTACTTGAAGAGTTGTTCGAGGCTGGAATCGATGTTGTAAGGCTTAATTTCTCGCACGGTTCGGCGCAGGATCATATTGATCGCGCCAACCGCGTTCGCGAATTAAGCAAGAAAACCGGCCGCAGGGTCGGTATTCTGGCTGATTTGCAAGGTCCCAAAATCCGTATCGAACGCTTCAAAGACAACAAAGTCTGGCTGGAAGAAGGTCAGGATTTTGCCTTGGATATTAATCTGGGCAAACTTGACGGAGATAATACCCAAGTGGGTATCAGCTACGAACCTTTGGCTCGCGAAGTTAAACCCGGTACCCGTTTGTTGCTGGACGATGGCCGGGTAGTCCTGGATGTGGTCGATGTGATCGACAATACCCGCGTCAACACGAAAGTGGTAGTGGGCGGCGATTTGTCCAACAACAAAGGTATCAATTTGTTGGGCGGCGGCTTGTCTGCAGCGGCCTTGACCGATAAGGACAAGGAAGACATCAAAACCATTGCGGTGATTCAAGCCGATTACGTGGCGATCTCCTTCCCGCGCACCGCAGCTGATATGAACGAAGCCCGTGAGCTTTTGCAAGCAGCCGGTTCTTACGCCGGCTTGGTTGCCAAGGTAGAGCGTGCGGAAGCCATGGAAGTTATCGACGAAATCATCTTGGCCTCTGACGCGATCATGGTCGCGCGTGGCGACTTGGGGGTTGAAATCGGCGACGCCAATCTGCCAGCCGCTCAAAAACTGCTGATCAGTCGTTCGCGCGAACTGAACCGGGCCGTGATTACCGCGACACAGATGATGGAATCGATGATCGAGAATCCGATCCCAACCCGTGCGGAAGTATTTGATGTGGCCAACGCTATTGTCGACGGTACCGATGCGATCATGTTGTCCGCGGAAACTGCCTCCGGCAAGCATCCGGTGAAAACCGTGCAAGCCATGGTGCGTATCTGTCTGGAAACGGAAAAGCAACCTAGCGTGACCAAATCCATGCACCGGATGACCGACAAGTTCGAACGGATGGACGAAGCCATTGCGATGTCTGCAATGTATATGGCGAACCATACCAAAATCGCCGGGATAGCGTCTTTGACCGAATCGGGCTCCACGCCGCTATGGATGTCGCGGATTAGCTCGGATATTCCTATCTTTGCCTTCAGCAGCCAGGAACGCACCCTGGGTCGTGTGACCCTTTACAAAGGTGTATTCCCCATTCCGTTTGCCAAAGAGAAGATGGAATCGGTCAGCGTAACCGACAGTCTGATTAAGGCTTTGAAAGTCCGTGGTGTCGTAAAAGCGGGCGATGCGCTGATTCGCACCAAAGGCGATTTGACCGGCGCCAGCGGCGGCACTAACTCCCTGAAAGTTATCATCGTCACCGACTAA